From Cataglyphis hispanica isolate Lineage 1 chromosome 3, ULB_Chis1_1.0, whole genome shotgun sequence, a single genomic window includes:
- the LOC126848442 gene encoding formin-like protein isoform X2: MGIVQSRGGESDGGVREVFVGGVKAGVPHHSCQPSLGMGSLGGPHTRSGSVRSGSVRSAPRQPMPDAIELERRFTKVLASMDLPPDKAKLLKQYDNEKKWDIICDQERVQAKDPPSHYLAKLRTYLDPKASRSHRKRKMVGESTSTQVLRDLEISLRTNHIEWVREFLDEENQGLDALIDYLSFRLLMMRHEQRLLESHTSSEEKLQTASTGDTSTLNNGCLRPPLHELKDSPGVKRRSRHVARLNMGEAKDDIHVCILCMRAIMNNKYGFNMVIQHREAINCIALSLIHKSLRTKALVLELLAAICLVKGGHEIILSAFDNFKEICSERRRFTTLMAYFTQYDSFHIEFMVACMQFVNIVVHSVEDMNFRVHLQYEFTKLGLDEYLEKLRHTESEDLQVQISAYLDNVFDVAALMEDSETKTAALEKVAELEDELGHAHDRMAELERESLAKLAELETELGALKVEYADALEARRLVEEELAALKRQRQDSARRQSVLENKIIELESLTDTLTKGSSAASLRNGIATSPLSNSNDITSEIFTPAPSPVLDQAPPPAPAPPPPPPPPCPPPPPMAPFSPGDQKLPPPVPIPPPPAGMMQAPDGAMTIKRKVQTKYKLPTLNWVALKPNQVRGTIFNELDDDRLHNYIDFSDFEERFKIGMSGHVANGSSEIDGLQTCPSKRFKKPENVSLLEHTRLRNIAISRRKMEMPVEKVIMAVNALDLKVLSLENVELLQRMVPTDQEIKAYREYIIEKKNVNLLTEEDKFLMQLGKVERISTKLSIMNYIGNFFDNLHLITPQIHAVISASSSVKSSKKLRAVLEIILAFGNYLNSSKRGPAYGFKLQSLDTLSDTKSTDKRMCLLHYIVATIRVKFPELINFESELMYIDKAATVSLENITTDVHELEKGMDLVRKEYELRGKEKHNTVLRDFLNNSEEKLRRLKLDARTAGEAFRECVEFFGESPRQADANTFFSLLVRFARAFKLADQENEQRRRLEAAAAEALNTSEEIIKRNKLNQKKQQDAVINELKNKTRLVQEKKLLQQDEVYNGALEDILLGLRSEPYRRADAVRRSQRRRIDNHRLSRTAEELEL, from the exons GCCTCCATGGATTTGCCACCGGACAAGGCGAAGCTTTTGAAGCAGTACGACAATGAAAAGAAATGGGACATCATATGTGATCAa gAAAGAGTACAGGCTAAGGATCCACCATCCCATTATTTGGCAAAGTTACGCACCTATCTGGATCCCAAAGCATCACGAAGCCATCGA AAAAGGAAAATGGTTGGAGAATCTACATCGACCCAAGTATTACGAGATTTGGAAATATCTTTGCGCACAAATCATATTGA ATGGGTAAGAGAGTTCTTGGACGAGGAAAATCAAGGCCTAGATGCCTTGATAGACTACCTCAGCTTCAGGCTATTGATGATGCGGCATGAGCAACGGCTCTTGGAATCTCACACAAGCTCTGAGGAAAAATTACAAACCG CAAGCACCGGCGATACATCAACGTTAAACAATGGATGCTTGAGGCCGCCTCTCCACGAGCTTAAAGACAGTCCTGGTGTCAAAAGGAGATCTCGACACGTGGCACGCTTAAATATGGGTGAAGCAAAGGACGACATTCATGTTTGCATACTGTGCATGCGTGCCATCATGAATAATAAG TATGGATTTAACATGGTTATTCAACACAGAGAAGCTATCAACTGCATTGCATTAAGCTTAATCCATAAAAGTCTAAG AACAAAAGCTCTAGTATTGGAGCTTCTTGCGGCAATCTGTTTAGTAAAGGGCGGCCATGAAATCATTTTGTCAGCATTCGACAACTTTAAAGAAATCTGTTCCGAGAGGAGAAGATTCACGACGCTCATGGCGTATTTCACCCAATACGATAGTTTTCATATAGAATTTATGGTCGCCTGTATGCAATTTGTCAATATTGTCGTGCATTCGGTCGAGGACATGAACTTCAGGGTACATTTGCAATACGAGTTTACGAAACTTGGATTGGATGAATATCTCGAGAAACTTAGACACACGGAGAGCGAAGATTTGCAG GTTCAAATCTCGGCTTACCTGGATAACGTATTTGATGTAGCTGCCTTGATGGAAGACAGCGAAACAAAGACTGCAGCATTAGAGAAAGTAGCGGAATTAGAAGACGAACTTGGTCAT GCGCATGATCGTATGGCAGAATTAGAAAGAGAATCATTGGCGAAATTGGCGGAATTGGAAACCGAATTAGGCGCATTAAAAGTGGAGTACGCCGATGCCTTGGAAGCGCGTAGATTAGTAGAAGAAGAACTTGCAGCTTTAAAGAGACAAAGGCAAGATTCCGCCCGAAGACAAAGtgttttggaaaataaaatcattgaatTGGAAAGTCTCACGGATACGCTTACGAAAGGCTCATCAg ccGCTAGTCTACGCAACGGTATTGCAACGAGCCCTCTAAGTAACTCAAATGACATCACATCTGAAATATTTACCCCAGCACCGTCACCGGTTTTGGATCAAGCACCTCCACCGGCTCCTGCGCCGCCAcctccgccgccgccgccatgTCCACCGCCACCTCCTATGGCGCCATTTTCTCCAGGAGATCAGAAATTACCGCCACCTGTTCCTATACCTCCGCCACCCGCCGGCATGATGCAAGCGCCTGATGGAGCAATGACTATTAAAcgaaaa GTTCAAACAAAGTACAAACTTCCTACACTTAATTGGGTTGCTCTAAAACCTAATCAAGTGCGAGGTACTATCTTCAATGAATTGGATGACGATCGTCTGCACAACTACATTGACTTCTCCGACTTTGAAGAGCGATTTAAGATCGGCATGAGTGGGCATGTGGCCAACGGTAGTAGTGAGATTGATGGACTTCAAACCTGTCCCAGTAAACGATTCAAGAAACCTGAAAATGTATCTCTTTTGGAACATACGCGATTGCGAAATATTG CCATATCGCGTCGCAAAATGGAAATGCCAGTGGAGAAAGTAATAATGGCGGTAAATGCTCTCGACTTGAAAGTTCTCTCGCTTGAAAATGTGGAATTGTTGCAACGTATGGTACCTACAGACCAAGAA ATAAAGGCTTACCGTGAATAcattatagaaaagaaaaacgtcAACTTATTGACGgaagaagataaatttttgatgcaGCTTGGTAAAGTAGAAAGGATATCTACCAAGCTGtcgattatgaattatataggAAACTTTTTCGACAATTTACACCTTATTACACCACAAATACATGCTGTGATATCTGCGTCCAGTTCGGTTAAGAgctcaaaaaaattaagagcagtattagaaattattcttGCCTTTGGTAACTACTTAAACAGTAGCAAACGAGGCCCTGCGTACGGCTTCAAATTACAAAGCTTAGATACATTATCGGATACAAAATCGACTGATAAAAGGATGTGCcttttgcattatattgttGCCACAATACGAGTCAAATTCCCAGAACTGATCAATTTTGAATCAGAATTGATGTACATCGACAAGGCTGCAACAG TTTCGCTGGAAAATATAACAACCGATGTTCATGAGCTGGAAAAAGGCATGGATCTCGTGCGAAAAGAATACGAATTGCGTGGCAAAGAAAAGCACAATACAGTATTGCGcgatttcttaaataattccgAAGAAAAATTACGTCGTTTGAAACTTGACGCACGCACTGCCGGTGAAGCTTTCCGAGAATGTGTCGAATTCTTTGGAGAAAGTCCAAGACAAGCTGATGCTAATACCTTTTTCTCACTTCTTGTCAGATTCGCGAGAGCATTTAAG CTAGCGGATCAAGAAAATGAACAGCGTCGTAGATTAGAGGCTGCCGCAGCAGAAGCTTTAAATACCTCAGaagaaatcataaaacgtaataaattGAACCAGAAGAAACAACAG GATGCTGTTATAAATGAACTGAAAAACAAAACGCGATTGGTGCAAGAGAAGAAGCTATTGCAGCAGGATGAAGTATATAACGGTGCTCTAGAGGATATTCTTCTCGGCCTCAGATCCGAACCGTATCGCAGAGCGGATGCTGTGAGACGTAGTCAACGACGACGTATCGATAATCATAGACTATCGCGCACTGCCGAAGAGCTTGAActctaa
- the LOC126848442 gene encoding formin-like protein isoform X1, with amino-acid sequence MGIVQSRGGESDGGVREVFVGGVKAGVPHHSCQPSLGMGSLGGPHTRSGSVRSGSVRSAPRQPMPDAIELERRFTKVLASMDLPPDKAKLLKQYDNEKKWDIICDQERVQAKDPPSHYLAKLRTYLDPKASRSHRSYRFLTFFQKRKMVGESTSTQVLRDLEISLRTNHIEWVREFLDEENQGLDALIDYLSFRLLMMRHEQRLLESHTSSEEKLQTASTGDTSTLNNGCLRPPLHELKDSPGVKRRSRHVARLNMGEAKDDIHVCILCMRAIMNNKYGFNMVIQHREAINCIALSLIHKSLRTKALVLELLAAICLVKGGHEIILSAFDNFKEICSERRRFTTLMAYFTQYDSFHIEFMVACMQFVNIVVHSVEDMNFRVHLQYEFTKLGLDEYLEKLRHTESEDLQVQISAYLDNVFDVAALMEDSETKTAALEKVAELEDELGHAHDRMAELERESLAKLAELETELGALKVEYADALEARRLVEEELAALKRQRQDSARRQSVLENKIIELESLTDTLTKGSSAASLRNGIATSPLSNSNDITSEIFTPAPSPVLDQAPPPAPAPPPPPPPPCPPPPPMAPFSPGDQKLPPPVPIPPPPAGMMQAPDGAMTIKRKVQTKYKLPTLNWVALKPNQVRGTIFNELDDDRLHNYIDFSDFEERFKIGMSGHVANGSSEIDGLQTCPSKRFKKPENVSLLEHTRLRNIAISRRKMEMPVEKVIMAVNALDLKVLSLENVELLQRMVPTDQEIKAYREYIIEKKNVNLLTEEDKFLMQLGKVERISTKLSIMNYIGNFFDNLHLITPQIHAVISASSSVKSSKKLRAVLEIILAFGNYLNSSKRGPAYGFKLQSLDTLSDTKSTDKRMCLLHYIVATIRVKFPELINFESELMYIDKAATVSLENITTDVHELEKGMDLVRKEYELRGKEKHNTVLRDFLNNSEEKLRRLKLDARTAGEAFRECVEFFGESPRQADANTFFSLLVRFARAFKLADQENEQRRRLEAAAAEALNTSEEIIKRNKLNQKKQQDAVINELKNKTRLVQEKKLLQQDEVYNGALEDILLGLRSEPYRRADAVRRSQRRRIDNHRLSRTAEELEL; translated from the exons GCCTCCATGGATTTGCCACCGGACAAGGCGAAGCTTTTGAAGCAGTACGACAATGAAAAGAAATGGGACATCATATGTGATCAa gAAAGAGTACAGGCTAAGGATCCACCATCCCATTATTTGGCAAAGTTACGCACCTATCTGGATCCCAAAGCATCACGAAGCCATCGA TCGTATCGTTTTCTTACATTCTTCCAGAAAAGGAAAATGGTTGGAGAATCTACATCGACCCAAGTATTACGAGATTTGGAAATATCTTTGCGCACAAATCATATTGA ATGGGTAAGAGAGTTCTTGGACGAGGAAAATCAAGGCCTAGATGCCTTGATAGACTACCTCAGCTTCAGGCTATTGATGATGCGGCATGAGCAACGGCTCTTGGAATCTCACACAAGCTCTGAGGAAAAATTACAAACCG CAAGCACCGGCGATACATCAACGTTAAACAATGGATGCTTGAGGCCGCCTCTCCACGAGCTTAAAGACAGTCCTGGTGTCAAAAGGAGATCTCGACACGTGGCACGCTTAAATATGGGTGAAGCAAAGGACGACATTCATGTTTGCATACTGTGCATGCGTGCCATCATGAATAATAAG TATGGATTTAACATGGTTATTCAACACAGAGAAGCTATCAACTGCATTGCATTAAGCTTAATCCATAAAAGTCTAAG AACAAAAGCTCTAGTATTGGAGCTTCTTGCGGCAATCTGTTTAGTAAAGGGCGGCCATGAAATCATTTTGTCAGCATTCGACAACTTTAAAGAAATCTGTTCCGAGAGGAGAAGATTCACGACGCTCATGGCGTATTTCACCCAATACGATAGTTTTCATATAGAATTTATGGTCGCCTGTATGCAATTTGTCAATATTGTCGTGCATTCGGTCGAGGACATGAACTTCAGGGTACATTTGCAATACGAGTTTACGAAACTTGGATTGGATGAATATCTCGAGAAACTTAGACACACGGAGAGCGAAGATTTGCAG GTTCAAATCTCGGCTTACCTGGATAACGTATTTGATGTAGCTGCCTTGATGGAAGACAGCGAAACAAAGACTGCAGCATTAGAGAAAGTAGCGGAATTAGAAGACGAACTTGGTCAT GCGCATGATCGTATGGCAGAATTAGAAAGAGAATCATTGGCGAAATTGGCGGAATTGGAAACCGAATTAGGCGCATTAAAAGTGGAGTACGCCGATGCCTTGGAAGCGCGTAGATTAGTAGAAGAAGAACTTGCAGCTTTAAAGAGACAAAGGCAAGATTCCGCCCGAAGACAAAGtgttttggaaaataaaatcattgaatTGGAAAGTCTCACGGATACGCTTACGAAAGGCTCATCAg ccGCTAGTCTACGCAACGGTATTGCAACGAGCCCTCTAAGTAACTCAAATGACATCACATCTGAAATATTTACCCCAGCACCGTCACCGGTTTTGGATCAAGCACCTCCACCGGCTCCTGCGCCGCCAcctccgccgccgccgccatgTCCACCGCCACCTCCTATGGCGCCATTTTCTCCAGGAGATCAGAAATTACCGCCACCTGTTCCTATACCTCCGCCACCCGCCGGCATGATGCAAGCGCCTGATGGAGCAATGACTATTAAAcgaaaa GTTCAAACAAAGTACAAACTTCCTACACTTAATTGGGTTGCTCTAAAACCTAATCAAGTGCGAGGTACTATCTTCAATGAATTGGATGACGATCGTCTGCACAACTACATTGACTTCTCCGACTTTGAAGAGCGATTTAAGATCGGCATGAGTGGGCATGTGGCCAACGGTAGTAGTGAGATTGATGGACTTCAAACCTGTCCCAGTAAACGATTCAAGAAACCTGAAAATGTATCTCTTTTGGAACATACGCGATTGCGAAATATTG CCATATCGCGTCGCAAAATGGAAATGCCAGTGGAGAAAGTAATAATGGCGGTAAATGCTCTCGACTTGAAAGTTCTCTCGCTTGAAAATGTGGAATTGTTGCAACGTATGGTACCTACAGACCAAGAA ATAAAGGCTTACCGTGAATAcattatagaaaagaaaaacgtcAACTTATTGACGgaagaagataaatttttgatgcaGCTTGGTAAAGTAGAAAGGATATCTACCAAGCTGtcgattatgaattatataggAAACTTTTTCGACAATTTACACCTTATTACACCACAAATACATGCTGTGATATCTGCGTCCAGTTCGGTTAAGAgctcaaaaaaattaagagcagtattagaaattattcttGCCTTTGGTAACTACTTAAACAGTAGCAAACGAGGCCCTGCGTACGGCTTCAAATTACAAAGCTTAGATACATTATCGGATACAAAATCGACTGATAAAAGGATGTGCcttttgcattatattgttGCCACAATACGAGTCAAATTCCCAGAACTGATCAATTTTGAATCAGAATTGATGTACATCGACAAGGCTGCAACAG TTTCGCTGGAAAATATAACAACCGATGTTCATGAGCTGGAAAAAGGCATGGATCTCGTGCGAAAAGAATACGAATTGCGTGGCAAAGAAAAGCACAATACAGTATTGCGcgatttcttaaataattccgAAGAAAAATTACGTCGTTTGAAACTTGACGCACGCACTGCCGGTGAAGCTTTCCGAGAATGTGTCGAATTCTTTGGAGAAAGTCCAAGACAAGCTGATGCTAATACCTTTTTCTCACTTCTTGTCAGATTCGCGAGAGCATTTAAG CTAGCGGATCAAGAAAATGAACAGCGTCGTAGATTAGAGGCTGCCGCAGCAGAAGCTTTAAATACCTCAGaagaaatcataaaacgtaataaattGAACCAGAAGAAACAACAG GATGCTGTTATAAATGAACTGAAAAACAAAACGCGATTGGTGCAAGAGAAGAAGCTATTGCAGCAGGATGAAGTATATAACGGTGCTCTAGAGGATATTCTTCTCGGCCTCAGATCCGAACCGTATCGCAGAGCGGATGCTGTGAGACGTAGTCAACGACGACGTATCGATAATCATAGACTATCGCGCACTGCCGAAGAGCTTGAActctaa
- the LOC126848442 gene encoding formin-like protein isoform X3, with amino-acid sequence MGIVQSRGGESDGGVREVFVGGVKAGVPHHSCQPSLGMGSLGGPHTRSGSVRSGSVRSAPRQPMPDAIELERRFTKVLASMDLPPDKAKLLKQYDNEKKWDIICDQERVQAKDPPSHYLAKLRTYLDPKASRSHRSYRFLTFFQKRKMVGESTSTQVLRDLEISLRTNHIEWVREFLDEENQGLDALIDYLSFRLLMMRHEQRLLESHTSSEEKLQTASTGDTSTLNNGCLRPPLHELKDSPGVKRRSRHVARLNMGEAKDDIHVCILCMRAIMNNKYGFNMVIQHREAINCIALSLIHKSLRTKALVLELLAAICLVKGGHEIILSAFDNFKEICSERRRFTTLMAYFTQYDSFHIEFMVACMQFVNIVVHSVEDMNFRVHLQYEFTKLGLDEYLEKLRHTESEDLQVQISAYLDNVFDVAALMEDSETKTAALEKVAELEDELGHAHDRMAELERESLAKLAELETELGALKVEYADALEARRLVEEELAALKRQRQDSARRQSVLENKIIELESLTDTLTKGSSAASLRNGIATSPLSNSNDITSEIFTPAPSPVLDQAPPPAPAPPPPPPPPCPPPPPMAPFSPGDQKLPPPVPIPPPPAGMMQAPDGAMTIKRKVQTKYKLPTLNWVALKPNQVRGTIFNELDDDRLHNYIDFSDFEERFKIGMSGHVANGSSEIDGLQTCPSKRFKKPENVSLLEHTRLRNIAISRRKMEMPVEKVIMAVNALDLKVLSLENVELLQRMVPTDQEIKAYREYIIEKKNVNLLTEEDKFLMQLGKVERISTKLSIMNYIGNFFDNLHLITPQIHAVISASSSVKSSKKLRAVLEIILAFGNYLNSSKRGPAYGFKLQSLDTLSDTKSTDKRMCLLHYIVATIRVKFPELINFESELMYIDKAATVSLENITTDVHELEKGMDLVRKEYELRGKEKHNTVLRDFLNNSEEKLRRLKLDARTAGEAFRECVEFFGESPRQADANTFFSLLVRFARAFKLADQENEQRRRLEAAAAEALNTSEEIIKRNKLNQKKQQSPKFCCNSNKSLLHRHLNELELRT; translated from the exons GCCTCCATGGATTTGCCACCGGACAAGGCGAAGCTTTTGAAGCAGTACGACAATGAAAAGAAATGGGACATCATATGTGATCAa gAAAGAGTACAGGCTAAGGATCCACCATCCCATTATTTGGCAAAGTTACGCACCTATCTGGATCCCAAAGCATCACGAAGCCATCGA TCGTATCGTTTTCTTACATTCTTCCAGAAAAGGAAAATGGTTGGAGAATCTACATCGACCCAAGTATTACGAGATTTGGAAATATCTTTGCGCACAAATCATATTGA ATGGGTAAGAGAGTTCTTGGACGAGGAAAATCAAGGCCTAGATGCCTTGATAGACTACCTCAGCTTCAGGCTATTGATGATGCGGCATGAGCAACGGCTCTTGGAATCTCACACAAGCTCTGAGGAAAAATTACAAACCG CAAGCACCGGCGATACATCAACGTTAAACAATGGATGCTTGAGGCCGCCTCTCCACGAGCTTAAAGACAGTCCTGGTGTCAAAAGGAGATCTCGACACGTGGCACGCTTAAATATGGGTGAAGCAAAGGACGACATTCATGTTTGCATACTGTGCATGCGTGCCATCATGAATAATAAG TATGGATTTAACATGGTTATTCAACACAGAGAAGCTATCAACTGCATTGCATTAAGCTTAATCCATAAAAGTCTAAG AACAAAAGCTCTAGTATTGGAGCTTCTTGCGGCAATCTGTTTAGTAAAGGGCGGCCATGAAATCATTTTGTCAGCATTCGACAACTTTAAAGAAATCTGTTCCGAGAGGAGAAGATTCACGACGCTCATGGCGTATTTCACCCAATACGATAGTTTTCATATAGAATTTATGGTCGCCTGTATGCAATTTGTCAATATTGTCGTGCATTCGGTCGAGGACATGAACTTCAGGGTACATTTGCAATACGAGTTTACGAAACTTGGATTGGATGAATATCTCGAGAAACTTAGACACACGGAGAGCGAAGATTTGCAG GTTCAAATCTCGGCTTACCTGGATAACGTATTTGATGTAGCTGCCTTGATGGAAGACAGCGAAACAAAGACTGCAGCATTAGAGAAAGTAGCGGAATTAGAAGACGAACTTGGTCAT GCGCATGATCGTATGGCAGAATTAGAAAGAGAATCATTGGCGAAATTGGCGGAATTGGAAACCGAATTAGGCGCATTAAAAGTGGAGTACGCCGATGCCTTGGAAGCGCGTAGATTAGTAGAAGAAGAACTTGCAGCTTTAAAGAGACAAAGGCAAGATTCCGCCCGAAGACAAAGtgttttggaaaataaaatcattgaatTGGAAAGTCTCACGGATACGCTTACGAAAGGCTCATCAg ccGCTAGTCTACGCAACGGTATTGCAACGAGCCCTCTAAGTAACTCAAATGACATCACATCTGAAATATTTACCCCAGCACCGTCACCGGTTTTGGATCAAGCACCTCCACCGGCTCCTGCGCCGCCAcctccgccgccgccgccatgTCCACCGCCACCTCCTATGGCGCCATTTTCTCCAGGAGATCAGAAATTACCGCCACCTGTTCCTATACCTCCGCCACCCGCCGGCATGATGCAAGCGCCTGATGGAGCAATGACTATTAAAcgaaaa GTTCAAACAAAGTACAAACTTCCTACACTTAATTGGGTTGCTCTAAAACCTAATCAAGTGCGAGGTACTATCTTCAATGAATTGGATGACGATCGTCTGCACAACTACATTGACTTCTCCGACTTTGAAGAGCGATTTAAGATCGGCATGAGTGGGCATGTGGCCAACGGTAGTAGTGAGATTGATGGACTTCAAACCTGTCCCAGTAAACGATTCAAGAAACCTGAAAATGTATCTCTTTTGGAACATACGCGATTGCGAAATATTG CCATATCGCGTCGCAAAATGGAAATGCCAGTGGAGAAAGTAATAATGGCGGTAAATGCTCTCGACTTGAAAGTTCTCTCGCTTGAAAATGTGGAATTGTTGCAACGTATGGTACCTACAGACCAAGAA ATAAAGGCTTACCGTGAATAcattatagaaaagaaaaacgtcAACTTATTGACGgaagaagataaatttttgatgcaGCTTGGTAAAGTAGAAAGGATATCTACCAAGCTGtcgattatgaattatataggAAACTTTTTCGACAATTTACACCTTATTACACCACAAATACATGCTGTGATATCTGCGTCCAGTTCGGTTAAGAgctcaaaaaaattaagagcagtattagaaattattcttGCCTTTGGTAACTACTTAAACAGTAGCAAACGAGGCCCTGCGTACGGCTTCAAATTACAAAGCTTAGATACATTATCGGATACAAAATCGACTGATAAAAGGATGTGCcttttgcattatattgttGCCACAATACGAGTCAAATTCCCAGAACTGATCAATTTTGAATCAGAATTGATGTACATCGACAAGGCTGCAACAG TTTCGCTGGAAAATATAACAACCGATGTTCATGAGCTGGAAAAAGGCATGGATCTCGTGCGAAAAGAATACGAATTGCGTGGCAAAGAAAAGCACAATACAGTATTGCGcgatttcttaaataattccgAAGAAAAATTACGTCGTTTGAAACTTGACGCACGCACTGCCGGTGAAGCTTTCCGAGAATGTGTCGAATTCTTTGGAGAAAGTCCAAGACAAGCTGATGCTAATACCTTTTTCTCACTTCTTGTCAGATTCGCGAGAGCATTTAAG CTAGCGGATCAAGAAAATGAACAGCGTCGTAGATTAGAGGCTGCCGCAGCAGAAGCTTTAAATACCTCAGaagaaatcataaaacgtaataaattGAACCAGAAGAAACAACAG TCACCGAAATTTTGCTGTAACTCGAACAAGAGTCTGTTACATCGCCATCTTAATGAACTGGAGCTCAGAACGTAA